TAATTCGTTCGGACAAGTCGGTAATGTGTTCAGGCAGAGGTAATTCGGCTAACACTTGCTTATTTTCAAATTCCGGTGAACGCTGCAAAGCGCTGATAAGTTGTTTGTAAAAAAACTGCCCGAAAGCAATATCGCTTGCATATACCGCAGAATCCAAGCCTTGAAAATTCATGACAATGGGCAAGTAGTCGCTCCGTTCTTGCAACTCTTTGCGCAAGGCTGCAAGCATGGTCGTTTTGCCGTACTGCCGCGGGCGGTTGATGACAAAATATTTACCCCGTTCCACAAAGTCCATAATAGCCGTAAAACGGCGAGTATCATCCATCATGTAATGCTCGGCAGGGCGACACGTACCAGTGACGTTGAATTCTTTTTTCATGGTTGTCAGTTTGTTAATGCTTGATGAAAGCGGGTGTAAGTATGTTTTCAATATGCAAAAATGCTGATAACGTCGCTAACTGTTGCCAACCATTTTTGCATAAATCTCTGCTAACGAAGCCTCTTTTTGTTCCAGAAAAATGGGTTTGTGGAACAAGTGCAATTTATGCAACAGTTGCAGCAATTGCTCGCGCTCGGAGGTACTGAGATTGCCTGCCACAATCTGCGACACCTGATTCATTTTCTCAAATACACTGAACAGCGTTTGCTGCCCTTCGGGGGTGATGTAAAGACGCTTACTGCGGCGGTCGGCAGTATCGCCTTCCTGCCGTATCAAACCTTGTTGCAGCAGCCTTTTGATGACCTCCATACCCGAGGTTTTTTCCTGCACGGCGTGTTGGATGAGCTCGGTTTTGGTTTTGCTGCCGCCGAACATCAGAGAAATCAGAAACGAAAATTCATCAACAGTTTGCAAGGGGCTGCCTTCCAATGCCTTTTTAGTATATCCTTTTGCATAGCGGTACAGGAAAATAATGTAACTGCCTATCCGCGACTCGGTGGTTTCCTGCACTGCCTGCGGAATAGACGGCTGCTGCATAGGCGGTCGTGAGTTGGCATAGTTGGCCTGCAACCATGCCCCAAAAGCGGCGAGGTCTTGTGTGTTGCCGTTTTGTGCTTCGTACTGTTCGGCTGCTTCGGTCAGTTGTCGGATAAATGCGTAGGACATGGACTTTTTTTACTCTTCACAAAAGTACGAAAACCGCCTAAAATTCAAAAATAAAGTACGAAAACATTTTTATTTGCTGCAATTACGCGTACATTTGCGCTGTTATTAAACTTTATCGGAGCAATGAACCTGTATATTAGTACGAAAACATTCTTTACGAAGCGAGCGTTGCTATTTGCTATGCTGTGGTTGTCGGCACAACAGATTTTTGCACAGGCTACGGGCGTAGTCAGTGGAACGGTGCGCGACAAGGCCACGCAAGAGCCGCTGATTGGCGTTTCCGTGGCTGTGGAAGGCACTACTTTGGGCGCAGCCACCGATGCCGAAGGACGTTTCCGCATCGCGGGCATCCCAACAGGCAGCCATAACATCAAAGTAAGCCTGATTGGCTACAAACCCTTCACGCTGTTCAATATTGTTGTTACCTCAGGTAATGCCAATACCTTCAATATAGAGTTGGAAGAGGTGGTTGCCGAGTTAAAGGAAGTGGAAATTACGGCTAACCGCTCAATTGCCGTAACTACGGCTGAGTCGCCGAACTCTGTTCAGCGGCTGACGACGGAAGAAATCCGCAGCAACCCCGGCGGCAACTTCGATATTTCGCGCGTGGTGCAGTCGCTGCCCGGTGTGGCAGGTACAACCGGCATCGGAGGTTTTCGCAACGACATCATCATTCGCGGCGGCGCACCCAACGAAAACGTGTATTATTTGGACGGTATTGAAATTCCGGTACTGAATCACTTTTCCACACAAGGCAGCGCAGGAGGCCCTGCCGGTATCCTGAATGTATCGTTCATTGAGGATGTAACGCTGAAATCCTCCAACTTTGATGCCCGCTACGACAACGCACTGGCGTCTGTGTTTCAGTTTAAGCAGCGCGAAGGCAACCCCGACCGCTTTCAGGGCAATGTTCGCCTGAGCAGCACCGAACTTGCACTAACCACGGAAGGGCCTCTTTCCAATCGCACCACTTTTTTGGCTTCGGTGCGCCGTTCTTATCTGCAATTTTTGTTTCAGGCAATTGATTTGCCCATTCGCCCCAACTACTGGGATTTTCAGTACAAAATCACACACAAAATCAATCCGAAAACTACGCTCAACTTCATTGGTGTAGGCGCAATTGATGAATTCAGTTTTGCACAGCCGCGTAAAACCACACCTGAAAACGATTATGTGCTTCGCTCCCAGCCTTCCATTCAGCAATGGAACTACACTTTCGGCATGAGTTTGCGTCGTTCCTTAGAGCGCGGCTACCTGAACATTGCCCTTAGCCGCAACATGTTTGACAACAGCCTTGACCGCTTTGAAGACCGTCAGGAAGGCGATGAGAGCCGTCGCCTGTTGCGTGTGCGCTCACAGGAAATTGAAAACAAACTGCGCATAGATGTGAATAAAACATGGAACGGATGGAAATATTCTTACGGTGCAGTAGGGCAATATGTTAAGTTTAACAACGACGTATTTGCGCGCATACGCCGCGAAATTCGCAGCCCGCAGGGGCAGTTGCTGCAACCTGCCGTTAATGTGAGCTTTGACACAGGTATTGACTTTTTCCGCTACGGTGCTTTTGTGCAGGTAGCCCGCAGTTTCCTGAAAGACCGCCTCAGTTTCTCGGGTGGCATCCGTACCGATATGAATAATTTTACTGCATCGGGCAATAATCCATTTGAAACGCTGTCGCCTCGGGCGGCGCTTTCTTACCTGCTGTCCGACAAATGGAGCGTGAATATTTCGGCCGGACGCTACTACAAGCTGCCCATTTACACCATCCTCGGCTTTCAGAATGAACAAGGACAGTTTGCCAATAAAGACAGCAAATACACCCGCACAGACCATTACGTAGCCGGATTGGAGTTTATTCCGCGCGCAAGTACTCGCTTTACGCTGGAAGGTTTTTGGAAAAATTACGCCAATTACCCCGTTTCTATCCGCGATGGTATCAGTTTAGCCAATCAAGGCGGCGACTTCGGAGCTATTGGCAATGAGGCAGTGCGCACCAATGGCACAGGACGCGCCTACGGTATGGAGTTTTTCTTCCAACAAAAACTGACCAAAAATATTTTTGCGGTATTCTCTTACACCTTTGTACGCAGCGAATTTGCAGGCATCAACGGCGTGCTGACTCCTTCGGCATGGGATAACCGCCACCTGATTTCGGCGCTTTTTGGCCGCAAATTCAAAAAAGGTTGGGAAATGGGCTTGAAATACCGCTTTGCGGGCGGTGCGCCTTACACACCGTTTGATATGGAAGCCAGTATGCGGAATTTTGCCAGTTTGGGCACAGGTGTTTTAGATTTTAATCGCCTCAATACCCTCCGTTTGGGCAATTTCAGCCAGTTTGACTTTCGCATTGACAAAAAGTGGAACCTGCGCCGCACAACCATTGATTTGTATTTTGACGTACAAAACGCCTTTGTTACGCCTAATCCTGCCTATCCGCAGTTCACCTTCCAACGAACTGCCGATAACAGCGGCTTTGCTACCACTAACGGACAGCCATTGGCAACAGACGGCAGCAACGGCATCCCAATTATTTTGCTCAACAACGACCCGTCAGTAGTACCGACCATTGGTTTTATCATTGAGTTTTAAGGTTCTTGCAACATACACAACCCGATGGGTGGATATCCCATCGGGTTGTATTTGCCATTTATCAAAAGCAGAAGCGATTTGTGATTCTTTTTGCGCAAATACTTGAAAAACAACTATTTATATACTCCGAAATCTGCCTACGGATTCCGCAATACCCTGATGCAATATTTTCTCGGTCGTTCAACCGATTAAACCTGATACCCATCCCAATCGCCAAAGCTGCGCGCACAACCGATTTGCAACTCGGCTGCCGAAAGCGGTCGGTGTACGTGTGCCCATATTTTGACAGGGGTTGAGTCTTGGATGAAATCCTCCGCCACACCGTGCGTGGCACCTCCGCCAATATCTATTTTTTTCCAGTCGGCAGGCATGTAGTAGTTAGTGCGGATATGGTCAAACAACCAGCGTACTTGCTCGGGCGCATCTGTTTCCATTGCCTGCAAGCCTTTCTCGGAAAGAATATCCGCCAAATGACCGTATATTTTTACCGCACCGTGTGCATCGGTATAGCGGAAATAGTAAATGTGCGTTTCAATCGGATGCAGTGAATAGCAGGGCATAGCCTCCAACGTTGCCCCGTTTGCCGCGGCAATCGGATTCCAGCGCTGCATATCCAACAATCGGAACTCAAAAAACCCCTCCATTTCTTCTGCCCTAATGCCCATTAAGGCCGACATTTTTTTAACAAATGCTGCCTTTATCACGCTGCCGCAATAAACAGGCAACCTGATACCTTTGCTGATGGCCTGTATCAAACCTATTGCATGGTCATCGTGCGCATGAGTCAAAAAAACAGCCTGTATATCGGCAACGGCTTTGCCTGCCTGTTGCCAGTTGTGCAATACATGAGGCCCTGCATCAATCAGATAGTGCGTGTCGTGGAATGTCAGGGCAGAACCCATGCAGGGGCGGTTCTCGTCCCATCCGTCCCCCTCTCCCATGTGCAGAATGCCGAAAGCAACAGACTTGGGAATACTGACGTGCGGCAATTGGTAAGAAGGAGGAAAAATCTGCGGTTGCAAATGGATTTCCACCGATTCGCCCGCATAGCTAATCCGAAAATAATTAGGGCGCAACCGCTCTATTTGGCAGCCGTCGGCCAAAGCAACAGGCACAGCACCTTCCAAAAAGACCGGCTCTATCAGATGCGTAATCGGGTGCAGCGTACCGAAAGCAAATTTCTTCTTCACATACCAAAAAGCCTCTGCCTCGCGTGCACTCATGCCTGCTGCCAGCAACTCCTCGGGGCTGTCCAATCCGTAATTGCCACAATAGATGTAATTCATTTGGCGGGCTACTTCCTCCGCCGTTCCAATCAGAACGGGTTTTTTGCCCGTATTATTCGGATGGTTAGGAATGATAAGCCCTTGCAAATAAAGCATTTGCATCACCGAAAACTCGGCCACATTCACCGGAAACCAACCTTGCATGAGAGGATTCGTCGTTACATCGGCCAGCAAGATGGCATTAGGCCCCGTTTCGCCTTGCGCTTCGGCTCTAATGAATCCGGCCGCACGCAGGTACTTATTGGCATCGGGCGGGCAGCCGCATTGCAAGCGCAACCCAATGGCAGGTATTTCCACCCAATACAGCCCTGCCAAAATTTGCCGAACAACGATGCTGCTCATCCGATGATTTCCTCCACAAAATACATATCCATTTTCCCCAAGCCTTTGGCCTCAATTTCACCGCGATAGCGACAGTAAAACTGATTTTTGATTTCCATATAGGTGGCTTCCGAAATATTGACTTTGCCTACTTCGCCTGCCGTTTCCATGCGCGCCGCTACATTGACAGTAGTTCCCCAGATGTCGTAAGCAAATTTATTTTTGCCTACCACACCCGCCAGTACGGGGCCGGTATGAATGCCCACGCGCAGTTCCAGATAAGGCTCGCCGCGCAGCCGCTTCTGATATTTGCGCTTCTCTATAAACTCCTGCATGGCAAGCCCTGCCAGCACGGCATCTGCCGCATGTGTAATGTTGGGTTTCGGTACGCCGCCCGCACACATGTAAGCATCGCCAATGGTTTTGATTTTTTCCATATTGAAACGTGCGCAGATGTCATCAAACGCCGAGAAACACTCGTTCAGTTCGCGGACAATCTGCTCGGGTGTATGCTTTTCGGTGTATTCCGTAAAGCCTTTGAAATCACAGAACAAAACGCTTACCATTTTGTAGAATCGCGGCGTTGCCTGCTTTTTGTTTTTCAGTTCATCGGCTATTTCGCGGGGCAGAATATTTAGCAACAGCGCATCGGACTTCAATTTTTCGGCTTCCAATTCTTTAGCTTGTGCCTCTATCTGCTTTTTCTGCGCCTGCAACTTGCGGTTCGCCTGACGAATGCGTATCATAAAAAATAATGCCGCTACCAGCAATAGCGACAATGCCGCCGCAGCTGCAAGTATTGCCTGCGTGGTTTTTTCCTGTGCGGCAATGGTTTCTTCCCGCAACTGCACTATCTCCTGCATTTGCAGAAGCGAATCCTTGGTTGCAGCCAAATTTTCCTGAATTTTTGCCCGCTCCCGTTCTTTGGCCAGCAACGACTGCCGCAAATTCTGCTTTTCCGCCTCCTGCATACGCAAACTGTCGCGCAGGCGGTTTTGCAGGGCTTCAATCTCCGCTTCCACCTGTCGCGCAGCCTCATTGTTTACGACAGGCGCACTAACCGAAGGCGTTGATGCCGCCGCCGCAGGGGGGCTGCTTTCCACGCGCAAGCGGCTCAAGTAGAGTTTTGCCTGTGCCTGTATGTCCGCATAACGGGCATCTTCTGCTAGTTCCTGCGCCTCTTGAAGGGCTGTTTGTGCCTCCTTCGTACGGCGGGCATCGTAATAAGCCAACCCCTGCTTAAAACGCACACGGGCTGTACCTTGCTCCCCCTCCGTACCCCCTGCAATCTGATAATACTCGTAGGCCTGTTCCAGATTGCGGATAGTCTTTGGCAGTTCCCGACTCGACATCAAGGCATATGCCGAGCCCAACTCCTCATATCCACGGGCAAGGAGCAGCGCATTGTCCACTTTGCGCGCAGCCGCAATGGCGTTATTAAATGCACTCACGGCTTGCGGAAACTTTTTTTGTGCTTCGTACTTATTGCCGATTTGCAGTGCCAACTCTGTTGCCTGTTTGTAGTTCTTCTTGCCGATTGCCGCCTGATACTTTTTTTCCAAATCGGCAAGGTCATTTTGGGCATGCAGTCCACCCGCAAAAATCAGATAACCGATAAGAAAGGCCGTAAAAATGCGCATATGCCTGTTATTAGGATGATGCAATTTAACACAATGGTTTTAAAAAACGCGAAAGCCGAGGCTTCCCCCGGCTCTGCTTACATTGAAATATCTTTACTCATCTATTTGCTCTTGCGGTACTTCGGCAAGTCTTTGGCTTTGATGATGTCCACTACCTGCATACGAAAAACCAATGGTGTAAACGGTGGAATTTTATCTTTGCCTTGATGACCAAATG
This window of the Rhodoflexus caldus genome carries:
- a CDS encoding MBL fold metallo-hydrolase, whose amino-acid sequence is MSSIVVRQILAGLYWVEIPAIGLRLQCGCPPDANKYLRAAGFIRAEAQGETGPNAILLADVTTNPLMQGWFPVNVAEFSVMQMLYLQGLIIPNHPNNTGKKPVLIGTAEEVARQMNYIYCGNYGLDSPEELLAAGMSAREAEAFWYVKKKFAFGTLHPITHLIEPVFLEGAVPVALADGCQIERLRPNYFRISYAGESVEIHLQPQIFPPSYQLPHVSIPKSVAFGILHMGEGDGWDENRPCMGSALTFHDTHYLIDAGPHVLHNWQQAGKAVADIQAVFLTHAHDDHAIGLIQAISKGIRLPVYCGSVIKAAFVKKMSALMGIRAEEMEGFFEFRLLDMQRWNPIAAANGATLEAMPCYSLHPIETHIYYFRYTDAHGAVKIYGHLADILSEKGLQAMETDAPEQVRWLFDHIRTNYYMPADWKKIDIGGGATHGVAEDFIQDSTPVKIWAHVHRPLSAAELQIGCARSFGDWDGYQV
- a CDS encoding adenylate/guanylate cyclase domain-containing protein; the protein is MRIFTAFLIGYLIFAGGLHAQNDLADLEKKYQAAIGKKNYKQATELALQIGNKYEAQKKFPQAVSAFNNAIAAARKVDNALLLARGYEELGSAYALMSSRELPKTIRNLEQAYEYYQIAGGTEGEQGTARVRFKQGLAYYDARRTKEAQTALQEAQELAEDARYADIQAQAKLYLSRLRVESSPPAAAASTPSVSAPVVNNEAARQVEAEIEALQNRLRDSLRMQEAEKQNLRQSLLAKERERAKIQENLAATKDSLLQMQEIVQLREETIAAQEKTTQAILAAAAALSLLLVAALFFMIRIRQANRKLQAQKKQIEAQAKELEAEKLKSDALLLNILPREIADELKNKKQATPRFYKMVSVLFCDFKGFTEYTEKHTPEQIVRELNECFSAFDDICARFNMEKIKTIGDAYMCAGGVPKPNITHAADAVLAGLAMQEFIEKRKYQKRLRGEPYLELRVGIHTGPVLAGVVGKNKFAYDIWGTTVNVAARMETAGEVGKVNISEATYMEIKNQFYCRYRGEIEAKGLGKMDMYFVEEIIG
- a CDS encoding MarR family winged helix-turn-helix transcriptional regulator; its protein translation is MSYAFIRQLTEAAEQYEAQNGNTQDLAAFGAWLQANYANSRPPMQQPSIPQAVQETTESRIGSYIIFLYRYAKGYTKKALEGSPLQTVDEFSFLISLMFGGSKTKTELIQHAVQEKTSGMEVIKRLLQQGLIRQEGDTADRRSKRLYITPEGQQTLFSVFEKMNQVSQIVAGNLSTSEREQLLQLLHKLHLFHKPIFLEQKEASLAEIYAKMVGNS
- a CDS encoding TonB-dependent receptor, which codes for MLWLSAQQIFAQATGVVSGTVRDKATQEPLIGVSVAVEGTTLGAATDAEGRFRIAGIPTGSHNIKVSLIGYKPFTLFNIVVTSGNANTFNIELEEVVAELKEVEITANRSIAVTTAESPNSVQRLTTEEIRSNPGGNFDISRVVQSLPGVAGTTGIGGFRNDIIIRGGAPNENVYYLDGIEIPVLNHFSTQGSAGGPAGILNVSFIEDVTLKSSNFDARYDNALASVFQFKQREGNPDRFQGNVRLSSTELALTTEGPLSNRTTFLASVRRSYLQFLFQAIDLPIRPNYWDFQYKITHKINPKTTLNFIGVGAIDEFSFAQPRKTTPENDYVLRSQPSIQQWNYTFGMSLRRSLERGYLNIALSRNMFDNSLDRFEDRQEGDESRRLLRVRSQEIENKLRIDVNKTWNGWKYSYGAVGQYVKFNNDVFARIRREIRSPQGQLLQPAVNVSFDTGIDFFRYGAFVQVARSFLKDRLSFSGGIRTDMNNFTASGNNPFETLSPRAALSYLLSDKWSVNISAGRYYKLPIYTILGFQNEQGQFANKDSKYTRTDHYVAGLEFIPRASTRFTLEGFWKNYANYPVSIRDGISLANQGGDFGAIGNEAVRTNGTGRAYGMEFFFQQKLTKNIFAVFSYTFVRSEFAGINGVLTPSAWDNRHLISALFGRKFKKGWEMGLKYRFAGGAPYTPFDMEASMRNFASLGTGVLDFNRLNTLRLGNFSQFDFRIDKKWNLRRTTIDLYFDVQNAFVTPNPAYPQFTFQRTADNSGFATTNGQPLATDGSNGIPIILLNNDPSVVPTIGFIIEF